In a genomic window of Candidatus Zixiibacteriota bacterium:
- a CDS encoding ABC transporter substrate-binding protein, protein MSQAERLRRCPIWRRYRRMAGVPEARLATVSLFLFSLLLAWSAAAPLAAQGRPEKERIRIGYAARAVTHSIPFLASEAGLFREEGLQVEVVRTAGAVSPMALISGDTDFATMSAYLLIPVSVRNRDVAMLAGLTRYASMTLVSRPEIRSAKDLAGAVIGLQRPGDAYEKNARAALQHLGLSPDRDVKFLYLGSNEAMWIALEARKVAATMVSPPATLFARKAGMNFLVNLSELKIEYQGSTFAARRSAMKSFPNLTLRAMRAMVRGIHFFKTRREDTLKILAKFLGTADREALEESWAYGAEMPSRPYPVESAVQAVIQHLAEGDPKFAGYKPADFIEPGPLAQLDRSGFIDRLYGAR, encoded by the coding sequence ATGAGTCAAGCAGAGCGCTTGCGGCGGTGCCCGATCTGGCGTAGATACCGTCGCATGGCCGGGGTCCCTGAAGCGCGCCTTGCGACGGTCTCTCTCTTTCTTTTCTCCCTCCTGCTCGCGTGGTCGGCCGCCGCCCCGCTCGCCGCTCAGGGCAGGCCCGAAAAGGAGCGCATCCGCATCGGCTACGCGGCGCGCGCGGTGACGCACTCCATTCCCTTTCTGGCCAGCGAGGCGGGTCTGTTCCGCGAGGAGGGGCTGCAGGTCGAGGTGGTGCGCACGGCCGGCGCCGTCTCGCCGATGGCGCTGATCTCCGGGGACACCGATTTCGCCACCATGTCCGCCTACCTTCTCATTCCGGTTTCGGTCCGCAACCGGGACGTCGCCATGCTCGCCGGCCTGACCCGCTATGCCTCGATGACGCTGGTGAGCCGGCCCGAGATCCGCAGCGCAAAGGACCTCGCCGGCGCGGTGATCGGACTGCAGCGGCCGGGGGATGCCTACGAGAAAAACGCGCGCGCGGCGCTCCAGCACCTCGGGCTGAGCCCCGACAGGGACGTGAAGTTTCTCTATCTCGGCAGCAACGAAGCGATGTGGATCGCGCTCGAGGCGCGCAAGGTCGCGGCGACGATGGTCTCCCCTCCCGCAACGCTCTTCGCCCGCAAGGCCGGGATGAACTTCCTCGTCAACCTTTCGGAGCTCAAGATCGAGTACCAGGGGTCGACCTTCGCGGCGCGCCGTTCCGCAATGAAAAGCTTTCCGAACCTAACCCTGCGGGCGATGCGCGCCATGGTTCGAGGAATTCACTTTTTCAAAACGCGGCGCGAGGACACGCTCAAGATCCTCGCGAAATTTCTCGGCACGGCCGATCGCGAGGCGCTCGAAGAATCGTGGGCTTACGGCGCCGAGATGCCGTCCAGGCCGTACCCTGTGGAAAGCGCGGTCCAGGCCGTGATTCAGCACCTGGCCGAAGGCGATCCCAAGTTCGCCGGCTACAAGCCGGCAGATTTCATAGAGCCCGGCCCGCTCGCCCAGCTCGACCGAAGCGGCTTCATCGACCGCCTCTACGGAGCGAGATAA